The DNA window CAAATTCCTCAACAAGTTGAACAATttgcatatgaaatacacaTTTGAATAATATTCCTAACAGTTGAatgttatattttctttttaagttttttttaacaATCCTCCCAGATGTTTTAAGCGCAAATACATTGTAAGGGCATCCACTATAGcggcggcgcgccggccgcccccatTCCGCCGTCGCCCCACAGGCTTATAGTGCAGGCAGCGTCCGCCCGAGGCGGACGCCATTTCTGGAGATGAAAGCCCTCCGGCGAGAAGAGTGCGAGGACGCGTCGGGCACGCCTCACCGCACCTATAGGCGCCGGTCATCGGCGCGCCGGCTGCCCCCggaaattattatataattttttttattttcgaaaattgtattataaataccactcctccaccacCCATTTTACACCCATTTCAAACTCTCTCCATTAATTCACTCGGTACGTTTTCACTCTCAatactttttttacattttagtaTTACCTcggtttctaattatttacattccgatattttaattacaattgatttaaaataaacgaaaaatgaaataaaatgaaaagtgactAAAAAAgtggcggggctattggaagcGTCCGGCTTATAGCTGCGGACACTTTTTATTGTGGACGCAGACAAATAaactggggctgtggacaaaaaaggtggtggggctattggaagtgtccggcTTATAGTAAACACCCTAATTtttgtaatatcatgtttataAGGTAAAATATTGCTTTTACTAGATTATTCTGTACCCAtgtattaaattatatatttatatgataTATGTACACCTACATTCAATTAAACTAATTAACTATGtactttaaatgaaaattttctATTTATCTTTGTTACGATTCTACGATAAATATTTACATATActatacaaaaacataaaagACTGCAATATATTTGGTTTTCCATATTTGCAATTAATTGATTCAATATTTTAAGgtacaaaaatgaaatattcTCATGTAAAGTATAAAAATCTAAGTAGCAAGTATTGATTTAGCAAGACAAACTCTAGATTCTGAAGAGAGTTGCAGATGAGATATTGAGTTGGAAATGAGTGATCACTCAAAATCAATTTGCTGGTGATTGTTGATTGAATGGGACACAATTTGTTGAGCTTCAGCAAGGGCCGTATCGTTCTGATCCGCGGAATATAGTATCTTCTTCACCGCCACGACCATCTGCAACAGTTCATGTTCAAAACACTTGTCACAATCCACAacttaaaacaaattaaaaatcaaGTGATAGAAAAAAGTTCTTACTGGAAAATTATCCAACTCTGGTGTCTGGCAAAGCAATTCAATGTCCCTCAATTTCGCAAAGTAAAAATCCCTTTCCTTCTCCAACGAATCGACAGACAGCTTCAGATCTGTAACCTGGACATCATGCATGCATCAAACTACGTTCCAGCTCACAAGTAATGCTGCGTTTCTTAGAAATGTTACCTCGTTTTTCAATCTCTGAAGCTCTAATGAAGCATCAGCCGCACCACCCTGTTTCCCTTGTTTCGTGCCTGAAACTGAAAACGAGAAGAATGTCATGAAAACACTGCACAACTGAAGAAATGTTCGAAACGAGGAGGTCCAAAACATACCGGAAATCTTATTGCCAATCACTCCATTGGATGATGCAGGAGAACTCAGAGAATTATTTGTTTGCAAAGACTTGGAGTTCTTTTGAGAAGCCTTGGAATTTCTTTCCTTTCCGCCTTTGCTTCTGCGCTCTACCGGGTCATAATTCCTGCATGATTTGTGCGTTTAtgatataaaattatactaccAAGATACCAAAAAACAAATTAGTTCAGTTACCAAGTATGTAAAAGAGTATTTACTCATTCATCAGTCCACCGTTGATAGAATCACAGTAACGTTTTAGCCATTGCAGGCACTCCAAGTTGTCCAGCGGCCTCCCCTTGACAAGTTTGTTGACCTCGATATGCTGCGCCAACCATAGATGACCGTATTTTGATTTGTTTACAAAACTAAAAAACTCTCAAAGAAAACCATCTGAAACACATTTTTGTGGGGTTTATCCGGAATATTTGCAAGAACAGACAGCAACATCAAAGTAGCATTTTGGGCAAGCACATTTAAGTGGTGTAGGAGAGCATAATTTTAAAAGAGGCAAGTAAAATTTAGTTGGAATGGTATATCTCAGCATGctaaagagatagaaagaattGAATGTGATATGAAGATTCACCTTGGTAATTTTGAGTTTGTTAAAAACATCTTGAAGTACTTTGTAGTTTTGGATCATATCATATTCGGTCTTAGCATCAAAATTGACCTACAAAACACAGATGTTAGTAATGCAAGAATGATTACATTATTTAACAAGAAAATATGCACAGCTAAGTAATCACCACCTTGTGCATGGGAACTACTCCAGGATGTGCCATATCCATCATCTGACATTGCACCGCCCCAGATGCTGcctatattaaaaatgtcaacacaaatgaGCGAATCTGTAATGCCCaggaaacaaagaaaggaatGAAATGACAGAGGGTGTGCGATGTTGGCCTTGAACAGCATAAAAAAATCATCACAAACAAGAAATGAAGCGAAACtggaaagaaaatgaaaacgaGAAGAGGGCAATCAAGTGGGGAACATACTACAGAAGCTAAATCCTCATGATCACTAAAATTACTGCCTGAAGAACTCAGGTTTACTTATCCGGACACAGATCACTCTTGGTTCTCGAGGAAACAAGAAGTTCACGAAAGCGTAAAAGGGGAGGAATGGAAGCACCAATTTACACCTTCCGGTAACTCCAACTCTTGCAGTCATGTTGCTCTAAACCCAATATCTGACACTACATCTTCATTGACtattttcacaaaatcaaaaGGCATCACTATTATATAATTTGTATTATCACCGATACAATTTCCCAGTTCCTATTCTAACAAATCATCAAATTCATTTGAACATTTGATATGCTAAAAGGTCCTTCTTCTCCACTTACAAGGTTTTTTTAACTCACCATCCACACATATAGCCACCCAGAAACTTACAATGAAGATCAAATAGTTATGATTTTTTTGGTATGCTACAAAACATAAGGAAACATCAGGAAAGTTTGACCTAAGCACTTCATACACATCAGCAGTTGAGTTCATATTTTCTTGAATTCTTTCTATCTTACAAAATTCAGAGGAAACTACCAGATAACTCGCTTCAGATAATTTTTCACAACGATCTCTCATTTCACGCATAAAAGATGAAATTCTCAGTTTATACTCTTCAAAAAGTTGAAGAATCACACAGAGCTAAGCATAAAACAAGAACACATGCAAGATTTTGAAATTCCAAAAGGGGGAAAAAGTTATCAAAattggattaattttttttgttacctCTTCAACACGAGAGAGACTGAGGTGAAGCCTAGCGTTGATCCACGCAAGAATCTCATTCCTCCCCACGAAATATGCACCATCCATAATCCCAATACTCGTCGCCATCAAACTGCAACAAAATTGTCAAGAATCAAGACCGAATTCTCCGCCAATTGTTTCAAAATTTATGCCTCACTCACTTGTGTTGTTGATATCTGCGATAGCAAAAAGGCGTGAGAGGAATAGGAGAGagtgaaggaaaaaaaaacaatggaGCGAAAAGCTTTCACCTTTggcaattcaaaatatttttattttgtcactGTTTTGCTTAGTTGTCGAATTGAGGTCGCCAATTAATGGATGAAttatataattcttattcataaTTATTTCACCTGACAAATTAACACTCTTAAATTTTTGCAAAGATTCTTGCTTTATTTTCCACAAAACTTAATTCAAAGAGTTTCGGCAAGTCTTGTGAGTTTTTAATAATctgacaaaaataaaatactagccCGATATAGAAATTTCAATATTAATTCGCATTATTTAAAGAAAGAAAGCGATCCTTGCagttataataaaataatgaaaatgacgttTTATTACAAAACAAATTTAGAAAATTAGGATAAGACAATAACAAGATAATGTAAAGCAGCTGGCTATGGCCAGCAGAGTGTGAAGCTTCTGTCCGTCGTTCTCCATGATTTGTTAATTCATACAGTTTACTTTCacattgttttgtttaattataagAATCCCAGAAATACATATCACGTAGTAGATCGTATTCGtttatatgtataaaaatacgagacaaaatataatactccacaTAAAAAATCATTAATAAATACGGTTTATTAAATGTTACACAAATGCTGGTTTGTTTGGATAggaaatgtaaataaaaaagTAAGGTAAATTGTcgaaaaaattaagaattttggTCACATTAATTAAGATTCTTCCTATAGctataaaaattatgaaattttaaattattctcaAATTTTTCTGACTTTTGAAatgagaatatatataatttgattTAAAATTTATGGGGTGAACCATTTAACCAAAATTCATAATGTCTATCTATTGAATCTGAAAAGTATTGGGTCGACCTTATCTATTAGTATCAATTTACCCTGAAAAAATACTAGCATCATTTCATCCTAAAAAGTACTGTACTAGTATTGCATTGATCTTATCTCTATTAGTATCAATTTACCTTAAAAAGTTTTGTATTGGCCTCATCTATTGCATTAGCCTTATCTATTTCTCCCATCTTTAAGATTGGATTGGAATCTATACACTTGTATGTTTGTGGTTGTTTTATGTTGAGAAGAGGAGTATTAGGACAGTACTTTTGTTCATTGTATACATATTTTCACCTCTTCCTATCAAATTCTGTTTATGTTTGTTTAATGTACATATTTTAAAAGAATCttttaattgaaaattgaatGTTTTCATTATTAATACAATATTAAAACCTACCGAATTATTTTGATGGGTTCAACTCATTGGCGAAGAATTACctcaataaaaatgaaatatcaaatggatttaaggAATCCCAAAGCATTAATTTCTTTGCCATACCTCTGCGCATTCTCTTCGCTATTATGCTTCTTTTATTTCTCATTATAATTTTTCAAaagcttaaataaattttgattataatgttttttttgaaatactactccatattattCGTGCCATAATATAGTACAATACAAATTCATTTGCatataaaattcaaaatgtaCGTGATGATCAGTGAATAAAAATACATtcacaaatgaaaatataaaaaagcaGGAAAAAGACGAATTGCCAGTGTCAATAAACGAATCAAGGCATCTTGAGGCCGAATTTCTGAAAAAGACTTGGTATATTGTTGAGAATCGCTAAGGTGTTGCTGATGTACTCCATAGTCCTCTGAACCTTCACTCTCCACTCCCCAACAGCCGTCGATCCCATCTCCGCTAGCTCATCAAGACACGTGTCGAGATCAGTTAACGACGCGCTAATCCACGTCTGCAAATCGCTTACCCTCATCTCCGTCAGCACCTCCTCCCCGGGCCCCACGCAGATCGAGTCGGCCGAGTTCCCGAGTTGACTCGCCGCGTCGTCGAACATCTCGGCGCAGACCTTCATCGCCGCCCCGGATTCAGGGAGCTGAGATTTGAGGCTCGTGACCTCGAGCAGGCTAGCGTGGAGGGAGAGATTGAAGAAGCGGAGGGGGTTGCTCGACGGCGGCGAATTGAGGGGAGAGAGCGAGGAGAGGCATGAGTCGGGGTAGCGAGTTACGGAGCAGACGGTTTTGAGGGAATCGGCCGAGTTGGAGGCGAGTTGTGAAGAGTTGGATTTGGAGGCAGAGCGGCGGATGAGGACGGTGGTGAgagaggcgatgaggagggtgaggaggaggaggacgagGGAGAGGGCGATGATGATGCGGCGGCCGCGGCGGTTTGGTGGGGGGATGGGGTTGGACTTGGATTCTTCTGTGGGGTTGACTTTGCCGTAGCCTTTGGCGAAGTTGATCGACTCCATGATTATGGTTtcgagaggagagggagaggagaggagagttCGTTTAAAGGCGGAGTTTTTGCAAATGGGGGATTTTTGAAGACGTGTTACCTGCTAAGTAATTTTGTTatgtattaataatttaatatagaaATTTTTACTAATTCAACAGGTTAATAATTTCATATGGAAATATAGAAATTAAACACTCGGATTTGTGATATCTACATAAACAATTGAACATTGTGATTTGATTCATAATTTCGATTGTGCATAAGGGATATCTATATATGTATGTTGtgtgatgaagcggcgaatttttgatgtttgtaaatgcaggaaataaatgaagatcaacacagagattttacgtggttcgatttactgaggtaaatctacgtccacggggagaaacgggggcaggtttgtattgcttgatctgcgaattacagcttacaacactggcctgttttatgatattctctctagagagctttttagaATTTAACCGAAGAAGaagaccttatctatctgacctaggttctatttatacagtgaaccaagatcgtggcatgcagcatttattaggtagtggatgtcgtggagatcgtggcgaccttgcatgggtccactatcctgcatgagttaatgactgcttgacaccactaaatagatcgtcggtgtagtggaggtggaaatcttgcatgagtccactatctcctagttcggtcgaatactgagaccgaactgctgaattattgccgagcagcttttgccgatctgagagtagagcttgatgccgacctgagagcagagcttgatgagtttggctttcaccgagttgtaggctggggccgaactctttggttgtgccgaactgaactctttagtcacgccggactgatactctttagtcatgccgaactgatactctgtcttgggctttactgctgttgggcttgtttagtacgtactccatcactaccccccccgaaaagcgaagtgaatcacttcggcattctggataaaagtatggggtaagttgatgtttgtccacggtctcatgaagtgaactcttctttgaccggacttggtctgtgtcctaatttggcgagttttatcgctcggatcggactttccgttgtcctaatttggggatcggactttcccttgtcctaatttggggatcggactttcccttgtcctaattcggcgagttttatcgcgtggatcggactttccctagtcctaattcaggcaagttttatcgcgagaattggacttttgttgcagttcgtttcagacgaagtgcttgtttaagctgaattgtggtcttgtatcctctttagaagctttgacgcacaatcgtgggcttgttgcagctcgtttcggacgaactgcttgtttaagctgaattgtggtcttgtatcttctgtagaagctttgactcacaatcgtttagcttgtatatgttctaagaaggggatcagccttcgaagaacaagatacctcagttacatttgtaagagacgacacttacatagacagacacaacgcacgtaagACAAACAAAAACGCACATAGGCAAAGAGAGcaaataaaaaacaaggaaagcacataagactgactgactggactgtctcttacaaatggaacttcttgaggttggaaatgtgccatgttcggggtacctgttctcctgacatgtgagccaatttgtaagaccctttgccgaggacttctgacacccgatacggaccttcccatgtgggttcgagcttgcccagcttttctgctcggcttacttcgttgtttctcaagacgagatctcccacttgaaattgcagcttcttcaccctttggttgtaataccgggttacttgctccttgtacttggctgcttttatgcacgccaattctcttctttcttcggctaGATCTAATTCGGCTCGCAGTccatcatcattcatttctAAGGAGAAATGTAGTGTTCgtggactgggtacgccgatctcaaccggaatcacggcttcagtgccgtacaccagactgtacggagtttcaccgttggaggttgtgggtgtagttcggtaggaccataggacttgagggagattttctacccattgtcctttggcttgttctaaccgagcttttaaccctttcaccaggatacgatttgttacctccgtttgtccgtttgcttgtggatgagagaccgaagtgaaccgctgttgaatattcagctcttggcaccaattcttgaacgtcttatcggtgaactgagtcccgttatccgagatgaggatgtggggtatgccaaatcggcacactatgttcttccagacgaaatccaatgccttcgagctcgttatcgtagctaatggttcagcttccacccacttcgtaaagtagtccacggcaacgattaggaatttcatttgccgaggagcttgagaaagtggtcccactatgtctatgccccattgcatgaaaggccaagggctttgcatagtggatagatcggtctgcggcatccttgggatatttgcatggatttggcacttcgggcatgtcttgacgagctgcactgcttcttgtaccaaggttggccaataatatccccatcttagaacttttttagctaaagctctagctccgatgtggctgccgcacgatccttcatgaacttctctgaggatgtagtccgtctcttctggtcctacgcaccgcaataacggctggaggtaagactttctaaagaggactccttcatgaagttcataccgaagtgctcggcacgtgattttccgagcttctctcttatcctcgggcaattgtccctgatccagatactgcaagatcggcgtcatccagttcggcgagttagatactgaatgtacctcggcttcatcaatgcttcgatgcattaattcttccgcctttgagctcggatctgaggccaacttacttaaggtatctgctcggctattttccgctctgggaacgcggattatccgaaaataggagaaacttcggctgatgctttgcgctttgtccaaatacttcttcattctctcgtcacgggcttcacttgtacccaacatgtgattcactatgacttgtgaatcacaatggactttgagagatttgacgagcagactttgcgctaactggagtccggcaaggagggcttcgtactcggcttcattattagtagtggggaataggaaccgaagtgagtaggttacctcgtgtccgtcgggatcgacgagtaaaataccagctccacttcccatcttgtttgaagctccatctacgaattcgctccagcagtctggcggctctacttcggattccaagggctgtgctagttcggcatcagcagactttttctgttcggcaatgacagggattgcttgatcgaacttggcctctgtaagaaaatctgccaaggcttgtcccttgatggctttccgaggtaggtactcgatcgagtgttctcccagctctatggcccatttggcgattctgcctgatgcttctggcttggtcaaaacttgccgaagaggcagatcggttaagacgcataccttgtgagcatagaagtatggccgcagtctccttgctgcatttactaacgccagagcaattttttccagaggttgataccttgtttctggacctcttaatgctcggcttgtaaagtagatgggaaactgctttaggccttcttctcgtacaagcaccgcgctgatggtttgatctgaagccgctaagtataagaatattacttcggcttcggttggagcagagagaattggaagctcggctagataacttttgagctcgtcaaaggcctttttctgctcggctccccactcgaactttggtgcttttttcaacactttgaagaacggtagttgcttttcggctgcttgggaaaggaatcgattcagtgcggctagacatccggttagcctttgcacatcatgtatggacttcggcattgccatgttttgaatgatttgaacttttgaagggtttgccttgagtccgtcctttgaaacccaacaacccagaaattttcctgaatctaccaaaaaggtacatttttgggggttgagtttgaggttggcttttcggagcacgtcgagagtggatttgaggttgtcttcgtactccgaagtgcttttgcttttgacaactatgtcgtcgacatacacttcaacctgtttcccgatgaggtgccgaaaaagcttgtctaccatcctttgataagtggctccggcattctttaaaccgaatggcatctttttataagcgaaaatgccgaaatcggtgatgaaagctgttttcggagcgtcactctcatccatcaacacttggtgatatcctttgtataaatcaagaaaacagaaaatttcgaaaccgatcaaagcttctacttttttatctatattcggaaggggatagcaatcttttggacagtgcttgtttagatcggtaaaatctatgcacatccgccatcctcctccttttttcttgatcatcacaggattggccacccaagaaggatatttcacctcgaatagtacatccgctttta is part of the Salvia splendens isolate huo1 chromosome 22, SspV2, whole genome shotgun sequence genome and encodes:
- the LOC121788049 gene encoding microtubule-associated protein RP/EB family member 1B-like isoform X3, coding for MMDMAHPGVVPMHKVNFDAKTEYDMIQNYKVLQDVFNKLKITKHIEVNKLVKGRPLDNLECLQWLKRYCDSINGGLMNENYDPVERRSKGGKERNSKASQKNSKSLQTNNSLSSPASSNGVIGNKISVSGTKQGKQGGAADASLELQRLKNEVTDLKLSVDSLEKERDFYFAKLRDIELLCQTPELDNFPMVVAVKKILYSADQNDTALAEAQQIVSHSINNHQQIDFE
- the LOC121788049 gene encoding microtubule-associated protein RP/EB family member 1A-like isoform X1 — protein: MATSIGIMDGAYFVGRNEILAWINARLHLSLSRVEEAASGAVQCQMMDMAHPGVVPMHKVNFDAKTEYDMIQNYKVLQDVFNKLKITKHIEVNKLVKGRPLDNLECLQWLKRYCDSINGGLMNENYDPVERRSKGGKERNSKASQKNSKSLQTNNSLSSPASSNGVIGNKISGMFWTSSFRTFLQLCSVFMTFFSFSVSGTKQGKQGGAADASLELQRLKNEVTDLKLSVDSLEKERDFYFAKLRDIELLCQTPELDNFPMVVAVKKILYSADQNDTALAEAQQIVSHSINNHQQIDFE
- the LOC121788049 gene encoding microtubule-associated protein RP/EB family member 1B-like isoform X2; translation: MATSIGIMDGAYFVGRNEILAWINARLHLSLSRVEEAASGAVQCQMMDMAHPGVVPMHKVNFDAKTEYDMIQNYKVLQDVFNKLKITKHIEVNKLVKGRPLDNLECLQWLKRYCDSINGGLMNENYDPVERRSKGGKERNSKASQKNSKSLQTNNSLSSPASSNGVIGNKISVSGTKQGKQGGAADASLELQRLKNEVTDLKLSVDSLEKERDFYFAKLRDIELLCQTPELDNFPMVVAVKKILYSADQNDTALAEAQQIVSHSINNHQQIDFE
- the LOC121786915 gene encoding pectinesterase 3-like, which produces MESINFAKGYGKVNPTEESKSNPIPPPNRRGRRIIIALSLVLLLLTLLIASLTTVLIRRSASKSNSSQLASNSADSLKTVCSVTRYPDSCLSSLSPLNSPPSSNPLRFFNLSLHASLLEVTSLKSQLPESGAAMKVCAEMFDDAASQLGNSADSICVGPGEEVLTEMRVSDLQTWISASLTDLDTCLDELAEMGSTAVGEWRVKVQRTMEYISNTLAILNNIPSLFQKFGLKMP